In the genome of Streptomyces pactum, one region contains:
- a CDS encoding GGDEF domain-containing protein codes for MRGAVTGEGDARLRAVVGLAQAMAAAHTPQEAVRSAAVRARDALGGDFAAVSVWERERGRLRVLVNVGDLAEGEEEFPEDEWYPVSEFPEIAEFLHEQWARGGEPHAWVERSGAPPAGGGPGAGADRPPGVPPWGYPRPGRSWGRVTALRRRGRDSCVVAPIVLRGRAWGELYVARAAGRPVFDRADADFATVLAAVTAAGIAQTERLEEARRLAFTDPLTGLGNRRAVDMRLDEALEAHRTQGTVVSLVVCDLNGLKAVNDTHGHAVGDRLLERFGSVLSRCGAMLPGALVARLGGDEFCLLEVGSEADEVVQVADELCRRAAELELGEGVACGVASTGDPIGPVRSARRLFRLADAAQYRAKAARATKPVVAGREGGPEDPVVRLADSPPQVPPAERRRFRGRHTPADEDG; via the coding sequence ATGCGAGGCGCGGTGACGGGCGAGGGCGATGCGCGGCTGAGAGCCGTGGTGGGGCTGGCGCAGGCCATGGCGGCGGCGCACACCCCGCAGGAGGCGGTGCGCTCGGCGGCGGTCCGCGCACGCGACGCCCTCGGCGGCGACTTCGCCGCCGTCTCGGTCTGGGAGCGCGAGAGGGGACGGCTGCGCGTCCTGGTCAACGTCGGGGACCTGGCGGAGGGCGAGGAGGAGTTCCCGGAGGACGAGTGGTACCCGGTGAGCGAGTTCCCGGAGATCGCCGAGTTCCTCCACGAGCAGTGGGCGCGCGGCGGCGAGCCGCACGCCTGGGTGGAGCGGTCCGGTGCGCCGCCCGCCGGCGGCGGCCCCGGTGCCGGGGCGGACCGCCCGCCGGGAGTGCCCCCCTGGGGGTACCCCCGGCCGGGCCGGAGCTGGGGGAGGGTGACCGCGCTGCGGCGGCGCGGCCGGGACAGCTGTGTGGTGGCCCCGATCGTGCTGCGCGGCCGCGCCTGGGGCGAGCTGTACGTGGCGCGGGCGGCGGGGCGGCCGGTGTTCGACCGCGCCGACGCCGACTTCGCCACCGTGCTCGCGGCGGTGACGGCCGCCGGGATCGCCCAGACCGAGCGGCTGGAGGAGGCCCGCCGGCTGGCGTTCACCGATCCGCTGACCGGGCTCGGCAACCGGCGGGCGGTGGACATGCGGCTGGACGAGGCGCTGGAGGCGCACCGCACCCAGGGCACGGTGGTGAGCCTGGTGGTGTGTGACCTCAACGGGCTCAAGGCGGTCAACGACACCCATGGGCACGCGGTCGGCGACCGGCTGCTGGAACGCTTCGGCTCGGTCCTCTCCCGGTGCGGGGCGATGCTGCCGGGCGCGCTGGTGGCACGGCTGGGCGGGGACGAGTTCTGCCTGCTGGAGGTGGGCTCGGAGGCGGACGAGGTGGTCCAGGTCGCCGACGAACTCTGCCGCCGCGCCGCGGAATTGGAGCTGGGCGAGGGAGTGGCCTGCGGCGTCGCCTCGACCGGCGACCCGATCGGCCCGGTACGGTCCGCCCGCCGGCTGTTCCGGCTCGCCGACGCCGCCCAGTACCGGGCCAAGGCGGCCCGCGCCACCAAGCCGGTGGTCGCGGGGCGGGAGGGCGGCCCGGAGGACCCGGTGGTCCGGCTCGCCGACTCCCCGCCGCAGGTCCCGCCCGCCGAGCGCCGCCGCTTCCGCGGCCGGCACACCCCCGCCGACGAGGACGGGTGA
- a CDS encoding Maf family protein: MTDRRTVILASASPARLGLLRQAGLDPRVIVSGVDEDAITADTPAELARLLAEAKATAVAARPEAAGALVIGCDSVLELDGRALGKPADAEDATARWKAMRGRSGVLRTGHCVIDTATGRRTSASAATTVRFGEPSDAEIAAYVASGEPLHVAGAFTLDGRSAPFIDGIDGDPGNVIGLSLPLLRRLLAELDTAITDLWAPSGA, from the coding sequence ATGACCGACCGCCGCACCGTCATCCTCGCGTCCGCCTCCCCCGCCCGGCTCGGCCTGCTGCGCCAGGCGGGACTCGACCCCCGGGTGATCGTCAGCGGGGTGGACGAGGACGCCATCACCGCCGACACCCCCGCCGAACTGGCCCGGCTGCTGGCCGAGGCCAAGGCCACCGCGGTGGCCGCCCGCCCGGAGGCCGCGGGCGCCCTGGTGATCGGCTGCGACTCGGTGCTGGAGCTGGACGGGCGGGCGCTGGGCAAGCCGGCCGACGCCGAGGACGCCACCGCCCGCTGGAAGGCGATGCGCGGCCGTTCCGGGGTGCTGCGCACCGGTCACTGCGTCATCGACACCGCCACCGGCCGGCGGACCTCCGCCTCCGCCGCCACCACGGTCCGGTTCGGCGAACCCTCCGACGCGGAGATCGCCGCGTACGTGGCGAGCGGCGAGCCGCTGCACGTCGCCGGCGCCTTCACCCTCGACGGCCGCTCGGCACCGTTCATCGACGGCATCGACGGCGACCCCGGCAACGTCATCGGGCTGTCGCTGCCGCTGCTGCGCCGCCTCCTGGCCGAGCTGGACACCGCCATCACCGACCTGTGGGCGCCGTCCGGCGCCTGA
- a CDS encoding biotin--[acetyl-CoA-carboxylase] ligase: MSPSDTPGGRWSDLDRPPLNATALRRALIRPGGLWTSLEVVPATGSTNTDLAAAAVRGAAEGTVLIAEEQTAGRGRLDRNWSAPPRSGLFFSVLLRPGDRVPAERWVWLPLLAGVATATALSRSAGVDTALKWPNDVLLTSTPDTGAGPGRVPAPVERKCGGILAERAGDAVVLGVGINVSLRADELPVPTAGSLALAGAANVDRDPVLRAVLRSLEEWYGRWRETGGDPSASRLQQAYAAGCATLGRTVRAELPGGRATVGEAVAVDGDGRLVIATADGAHESVAAGDIVHLRAASAGE, encoded by the coding sequence ATGAGCCCTTCCGACACCCCCGGCGGCCGGTGGTCCGACCTGGACCGCCCGCCGCTCAACGCCACGGCCCTGCGCCGGGCCCTGATCCGGCCGGGCGGCCTGTGGACCTCCCTGGAGGTCGTGCCCGCCACCGGCTCCACCAACACCGACCTGGCGGCCGCCGCGGTGCGGGGAGCGGCCGAGGGAACGGTGCTGATCGCCGAGGAGCAGACGGCCGGCCGCGGCCGGCTGGACCGGAACTGGTCCGCGCCGCCGCGGTCCGGGCTGTTCTTCTCGGTGCTGCTGCGGCCCGGCGACCGGGTGCCCGCCGAGCGCTGGGTGTGGCTGCCGCTGCTCGCCGGGGTCGCCACCGCCACCGCGCTCTCCCGGTCGGCCGGCGTGGACACCGCCCTCAAGTGGCCCAACGACGTCCTGCTGACCTCCACCCCGGACACCGGCGCCGGGCCGGGGCGGGTGCCGGCCCCCGTGGAGCGCAAGTGCGGCGGCATCCTCGCCGAGCGCGCCGGCGACGCCGTGGTGCTGGGCGTCGGCATCAACGTCTCGCTCCGCGCCGACGAGCTGCCGGTGCCCACCGCGGGCTCGCTGGCGCTGGCCGGCGCGGCCAACGTCGACCGCGACCCGGTGCTGCGCGCGGTGCTCCGCTCGCTGGAGGAGTGGTACGGCCGCTGGCGGGAGACCGGCGGCGACCCGTCCGCCAGCCGCCTCCAGCAGGCGTACGCCGCGGGCTGCGCGACCCTGGGCCGGACCGTCCGCGCCGAGCTGCCCGGCGGGCGCGCCACGGTCGGCGAGGCGGTGGCGGTGGACGGCGACGGCCGGCTGGTCATCGCCACGGCCGACGGAGCGCACGAATCGGTGGCCGCGGGCGACATCGTGCACCTGCGCGCCGCCTCCGCCGGAGAGTGA
- a CDS encoding acyl-CoA carboxylase subunit epsilon has product MIKVLRGNPTPEELAAALAVVQARAAAVTAAAPGQRVPDEWADPARTIPGNRVPHPGPHSWRSSAGRAPCWRSPCSSPWCC; this is encoded by the coding sequence ATGATCAAGGTTCTCCGTGGCAACCCCACCCCCGAGGAGCTGGCCGCCGCACTGGCGGTGGTTCAGGCCCGCGCGGCGGCCGTCACCGCCGCCGCGCCGGGACAGCGGGTACCGGACGAGTGGGCCGACCCGGCCCGGACCATCCCCGGCAACCGGGTCCCGCACCCCGGACCGCACTCCTGGCGCAGCTCCGCCGGGCGGGCACCGTGCTGGCGGTCGCCGTGCTCATCGCCCTGGTGCTGCTGA
- a CDS encoding enoyl-CoA hydratase/isomerase family protein, whose translation MTEQRFGEWVGVRRHGHVAELVLDRPKAMNAVSSEMARSIAAACAELAGDTSARAVVLTSTHERAFCVGADLKERNSFSDAELLRQRPLARSAYTGVLELPMPTIAAVHGYALGGGFELALSCDIIVADPTAVVGLPEVSVGVLPGGGGTQLLPRRVGAARAAELIFTARRVGADEALALGLVDQLAPEGADRAEALELAGRIAANSPVGLRAAKRALRLGHGLDLRTGLEVEDAAWRTVAFSGDRAEGVAAFNEKRTPDWPGE comes from the coding sequence ATGACGGAACAGCGGTTCGGCGAATGGGTCGGCGTACGGCGGCACGGGCACGTCGCCGAGCTGGTACTCGACCGGCCCAAGGCGATGAACGCGGTCTCCTCCGAGATGGCCCGGTCGATCGCCGCGGCCTGTGCGGAGCTGGCCGGGGACACCTCGGCGCGCGCGGTGGTCCTCACCTCCACCCACGAGCGGGCCTTCTGCGTCGGCGCGGATCTGAAGGAGCGCAACTCGTTCAGCGACGCCGAGCTGCTGCGGCAGCGCCCGCTGGCCCGCTCCGCGTACACCGGGGTCCTGGAACTGCCGATGCCGACCATCGCGGCGGTGCACGGTTACGCGCTCGGCGGCGGCTTCGAGCTGGCCCTCTCCTGCGACATCATCGTCGCGGACCCGACCGCCGTGGTGGGGCTGCCGGAGGTCTCGGTGGGCGTGCTGCCCGGGGGCGGCGGGACCCAGCTGCTGCCCCGCCGGGTGGGCGCGGCCCGCGCCGCCGAGCTGATCTTCACCGCCCGCCGGGTGGGCGCCGACGAGGCCCTCGCCCTGGGCCTGGTGGACCAGCTGGCGCCCGAGGGCGCGGACCGGGCCGAGGCGCTGGAGCTGGCCGGCCGGATCGCGGCGAACTCGCCGGTGGGCCTGCGCGCCGCCAAGCGGGCGCTGCGCCTGGGCCACGGCCTGGACCTGCGGACCGGTCTGGAGGTGGAGGACGCGGCCTGGCGGACGGTCGCCTTCTCCGGGGACCGGGCGGAGGGCGTCGCCGCCTTCAACGAGAAGCGCACCCCGGACTGGCCGGGGGAGTGA
- a CDS encoding acyl-CoA carboxylase subunit beta produces the protein MSEPEIAPDNSQRCHTTAGKLADLQRRIDEATHAGSARAVEKQHAKGKLTARERIALLLDEGSFTELDEFARHRSTNFGMDRSRPYGDGVVTGYGTIDGRPVAVFSQDFTVFGGALGEVFGQKIVKVMDFALKTGCPVIGINDSGGARIQEGVSALGLYGEIFRRNTHASGVIPQISLVVGPCAGGAVYSPAITDFTVMVDQTSHMFITGPDVIKTVTGEDVGFEELGGARTHNATSGVAHYMASDEKDAVEYVKALLSYLPSNNLSEPPAFPEEADLEVTDDDRELDTIVPDSANQPYDMHKVIEHVLDEGEFLETQPLFAPNIVTGFGRVEGHPVGIVANQPMQFAGCLDIDASEKAARFVRTCDAFNVPVLTFVDVPGFLPGTDQEYNGIIRRGAKLIYAYAEATVPLITVITRKAFGGAYDVMGSKHLGADLNLAWPTAQIAVMGAQGAVNILHRRTIAEAEDPEATRARLIAEYEDALLNPYVAAERGYIDAVIMPSDTRRHIVRGLRSLRNKREALPPKKHGNIPL, from the coding sequence ATGTCCGAGCCGGAGATTGCCCCCGACAACAGCCAGAGGTGCCACACCACCGCGGGGAAGCTCGCGGATCTGCAGCGCCGCATCGACGAGGCGACCCACGCCGGGTCCGCCCGGGCGGTGGAGAAGCAGCACGCCAAGGGCAAACTGACCGCCCGTGAGCGGATCGCCCTCCTCCTGGACGAGGGGTCGTTCACGGAGCTGGACGAGTTCGCCCGGCACCGCTCGACCAATTTCGGTATGGACCGGAGCCGCCCCTATGGGGACGGCGTGGTCACCGGGTACGGCACCATCGACGGCCGCCCGGTCGCGGTGTTCTCCCAGGACTTCACGGTCTTCGGCGGGGCCCTGGGCGAGGTGTTCGGCCAGAAGATCGTCAAGGTGATGGACTTCGCGCTGAAGACCGGCTGTCCGGTCATCGGCATCAACGACTCCGGCGGCGCCCGTATCCAGGAGGGCGTCAGCGCCCTGGGCCTGTACGGGGAGATCTTCCGCCGCAACACCCACGCCTCCGGGGTGATCCCGCAGATCAGCCTGGTGGTCGGGCCGTGCGCGGGCGGCGCGGTCTACTCGCCGGCGATCACCGACTTCACCGTCATGGTGGACCAGACCTCGCACATGTTCATCACCGGCCCGGACGTGATCAAGACGGTGACCGGCGAGGACGTGGGCTTCGAGGAGCTGGGCGGGGCCCGTACCCACAACGCCACCTCCGGCGTCGCGCACTACATGGCGTCGGACGAGAAGGACGCCGTGGAGTACGTCAAGGCGCTGCTGTCCTACCTGCCGTCGAACAACCTCTCCGAGCCGCCGGCCTTCCCCGAGGAGGCGGACCTGGAGGTCACCGACGACGACCGGGAGCTGGACACCATCGTCCCGGACTCGGCGAACCAGCCGTACGACATGCACAAGGTCATCGAGCACGTGCTGGACGAGGGCGAGTTCCTGGAGACCCAGCCGCTGTTCGCGCCCAACATCGTCACCGGGTTCGGCCGGGTCGAGGGCCACCCGGTGGGCATCGTCGCCAACCAGCCGATGCAGTTCGCCGGCTGCCTGGACATCGACGCCTCGGAGAAGGCCGCCCGGTTCGTGCGGACCTGTGACGCCTTCAACGTGCCGGTGCTGACCTTCGTGGACGTGCCGGGCTTCCTCCCGGGCACCGACCAGGAGTACAACGGCATCATCCGGCGCGGCGCCAAGCTCATCTACGCCTACGCCGAGGCCACCGTCCCGCTGATCACGGTGATCACCCGCAAGGCGTTCGGCGGCGCGTACGACGTGATGGGATCCAAGCACCTGGGCGCGGACCTGAACCTCGCCTGGCCCACCGCCCAGATCGCGGTGATGGGCGCGCAGGGCGCGGTGAACATCCTGCACCGCCGCACCATCGCGGAGGCCGAGGACCCCGAGGCCACCCGTGCCCGGCTGATCGCCGAGTACGAGGACGCCCTGCTCAACCCGTACGTGGCGGCGGAACGCGGGTACATCGACGCGGTGATCATGCCCTCCGACACCCGGCGCCACATCGTGCGCGGGCTGCGGTCGCTGCGGAACAAGCGGGAGGCGCTGCCGCCGAAGAAGCACGGCAACATCCCGCTGTAG
- a CDS encoding adenylate/guanylate cyclase domain-containing protein: MSGDGGADRDGVDPGAAAPDAATADAGPADGGRTGPGGGGGTDGGDGGESGESGDAADADGADEDSIALRLEQLILGAERRYTPFQAARSAGVSVDRATRFWHAMGFADIGQAKALTEADVLALRRLAGLVEAGLLSEPMAIQVARSTGQTTARLADWQIDSFLEGLTEPQETGMTRTEIAYPLVELLLPELEEFLVYVYRRQLAAATGRVIQAQDDAEMVDRRLAVGFADLVGFTRLTRRLEEEELGELVEAFETTAADLVAAHGGRLIKTLGDEVLYSADDAGTAAEIGLRLIETMANDETMPELRVGIAFGTVTTRMGDVFGTTVNLASRLTSIAPKDAVLVDGALAEELTRTGDAPVSEAEAAEAAAEAEKRGEQPPGYRFALQPMWQRPVRGLGIVEPWLLTRRG; encoded by the coding sequence GTGAGCGGCGACGGCGGCGCGGACCGCGACGGGGTGGACCCGGGCGCCGCGGCACCGGACGCCGCCACCGCTGACGCCGGCCCGGCCGACGGCGGCCGGACCGGCCCCGGCGGGGGCGGCGGCACAGACGGCGGCGACGGCGGGGAGAGCGGGGAGAGCGGCGACGCCGCGGACGCGGACGGAGCCGACGAGGACTCCATCGCGCTCCGCCTGGAACAGCTGATCCTCGGCGCCGAGCGGCGGTACACCCCCTTCCAGGCGGCCCGCAGCGCGGGCGTCTCGGTGGACCGGGCCACCCGCTTCTGGCACGCGATGGGGTTCGCCGACATCGGCCAGGCCAAGGCGCTCACCGAGGCGGACGTGCTGGCGCTGCGCCGGCTCGCCGGTCTGGTCGAGGCCGGGCTGCTCAGCGAGCCGATGGCCATCCAGGTGGCCCGCTCCACCGGCCAGACCACCGCCCGGCTGGCCGACTGGCAGATCGACTCCTTCCTGGAGGGCCTGACCGAGCCCCAGGAGACCGGCATGACCCGGACCGAGATCGCCTACCCGCTGGTCGAACTGCTCCTGCCGGAGCTGGAGGAGTTCCTCGTCTACGTCTACCGCCGGCAGCTCGCCGCCGCGACCGGCCGGGTGATCCAGGCCCAGGACGACGCCGAGATGGTCGACCGGCGGCTCGCCGTGGGCTTCGCCGACCTGGTGGGCTTCACCCGGCTCACCCGGCGCCTGGAGGAGGAGGAGCTGGGCGAGCTGGTCGAGGCGTTCGAGACCACCGCCGCCGACCTGGTCGCCGCGCACGGCGGCCGGCTGATCAAGACCCTCGGCGACGAGGTGCTGTACTCCGCCGACGACGCCGGCACCGCCGCCGAGATCGGCCTGCGGCTCATCGAGACCATGGCGAACGACGAGACCATGCCGGAGCTGCGGGTGGGCATCGCCTTCGGCACGGTCACCACCCGGATGGGCGATGTCTTCGGTACCACCGTCAACCTCGCCTCCCGGCTCACCTCGATAGCCCCCAAGGACGCGGTGCTGGTGGACGGCGCCCTCGCCGAGGAACTGACCCGCACCGGCGACGCCCCGGTCTCCGAGGCCGAGGCGGCGGAGGCCGCGGCCGAGGCGGAGAAGCGCGGCGAACAGCCGCCCGGCTACCGCTTCGCCCTCCAGCCGATGTGGCAGCGCCCGGTCCGCGGCCTGGGCATCGTCGAACCCTGGCTGCTCACCCGCCGCGGCTGA
- a CDS encoding acetyl/propionyl/methylcrotonyl-CoA carboxylase subunit alpha has product MRKVLIANRGEIAVRVARACRDAGIASVAVYADPDRDAVHVRAADEAYALGGDTPAASYLDMDKVLAAAAESGADAVHPGYGFLSENAEFAQRVLDAGLIWIGPPPQAIRDLGDKVAARHIAQRAGAPLVAGTPDPVSGAEEVVAFAREHGLPIAIKAAFGGGGRGLKVARTLEEVPELYDSAVREAVAAFGRGECFVERYLDKPRHVETQCLADTHGNVVVVSTRDCSLQRRHQKLVEEAPAPFLTEEQNAQLYRASKAILKEAGYVGAGTVEFLVGADGTISFLEVNTRLQVEHPVTEEVTGIDLVREMFRIADGEELGYDDPPVRGHSFEFRINGEDPGRNFLPAPGTVSLFAPPSGPGVRLDAGVESGSVIGPAWDSLLAKLIVTGATRQQALQRAARALNEFRVEGMATALPFHRAVVTDPAFAPAEGAFSVHTRWIETEFVNEIPPFAAPAGDDAEGEAQARETVVVEVGGKRLEVSLPASLGVATAGAAGAAGGRKPKRKAAKRSGPAASGDALASPMQGTIVKVAVEEGQQVAEGELIVVLEAMKMEQPLNAHRAGTVKGLTAEVGASISSGSVICEIKD; this is encoded by the coding sequence GTGCGCAAGGTGCTCATCGCCAACCGTGGCGAAATCGCTGTCCGCGTTGCCCGTGCCTGTCGGGATGCCGGGATCGCGAGCGTGGCTGTGTACGCCGATCCGGACCGGGACGCGGTGCATGTGCGCGCGGCCGACGAGGCGTACGCGCTGGGTGGTGACACCCCGGCGGCCAGCTATCTGGACATGGACAAGGTGCTGGCGGCCGCGGCGGAGTCGGGTGCGGACGCGGTGCACCCGGGGTACGGGTTCCTCTCCGAGAACGCGGAGTTCGCGCAGCGGGTGCTGGACGCGGGGCTGATCTGGATCGGTCCGCCGCCGCAGGCGATCCGGGACCTGGGTGACAAGGTCGCCGCCCGGCACATCGCCCAGCGTGCGGGTGCGCCGCTGGTGGCCGGTACCCCGGACCCGGTCTCGGGTGCGGAGGAGGTCGTGGCGTTCGCGCGGGAGCACGGGCTGCCGATCGCGATCAAGGCCGCGTTCGGTGGCGGTGGGCGCGGGTTGAAGGTCGCCCGGACCCTGGAGGAGGTCCCGGAGCTGTACGACTCCGCGGTGCGCGAGGCGGTCGCCGCCTTCGGGCGCGGTGAGTGCTTCGTGGAGCGCTACCTGGACAAGCCCCGGCACGTGGAGACCCAGTGCCTGGCCGACACGCACGGCAACGTGGTGGTGGTCTCCACCCGCGACTGCTCCCTGCAGCGCCGTCACCAGAAGCTGGTGGAGGAGGCCCCGGCCCCGTTCCTGACCGAGGAGCAGAACGCCCAGCTGTACCGCGCCTCCAAGGCCATCCTGAAGGAAGCCGGGTACGTGGGCGCCGGCACCGTCGAGTTCCTCGTCGGCGCGGACGGCACCATCTCCTTCCTGGAGGTGAACACCCGCCTCCAGGTGGAGCACCCGGTGACCGAGGAGGTCACCGGCATCGACCTGGTGCGGGAGATGTTCCGGATCGCCGACGGTGAGGAGCTGGGGTACGACGATCCGCCGGTGCGCGGGCACTCGTTCGAGTTCCGGATCAACGGTGAGGATCCGGGGCGGAACTTCCTGCCGGCGCCGGGGACGGTGTCGCTGTTCGCGCCGCCGTCGGGTCCGGGGGTTCGGCTGGACGCGGGGGTGGAGTCGGGCAGTGTGATCGGCCCGGCGTGGGACTCGCTGCTGGCGAAGCTGATCGTGACCGGTGCGACGCGGCAGCAGGCGCTGCAGCGGGCGGCGCGCGCGCTGAACGAGTTCCGGGTGGAGGGCATGGCGACCGCGCTGCCGTTCCACCGCGCGGTGGTCACCGACCCGGCGTTCGCCCCGGCCGAGGGCGCGTTCTCCGTGCACACCCGGTGGATCGAGACCGAGTTCGTCAACGAGATCCCGCCGTTCGCGGCTCCCGCCGGGGACGACGCCGAGGGTGAGGCGCAGGCCCGGGAGACCGTGGTGGTGGAGGTCGGCGGGAAGCGGCTGGAGGTGTCGCTGCCGGCGTCGCTGGGGGTGGCCACCGCGGGCGCGGCCGGTGCCGCCGGCGGGCGGAAGCCCAAGCGGAAGGCGGCCAAGCGGTCCGGCCCGGCCGCGTCCGGCGACGCGCTGGCCTCCCCGATGCAGGGCACCATCGTCAAGGTCGCCGTCGAAGAGGGCCAGCAGGTCGCCGAAGGCGAGCTGATCGTGGTCCTGGAGGCGATGAAGATGGAACAGCCGCTCAACGCCCACCGCGCCGGCACCGTCAAGGGCCTCACCGCCGAGGTCGGCGCCTCCATCTCCTCGGGCTCCGTCATCTGCGAGATCAAGGACTGA
- a CDS encoding peptidoglycan D,D-transpeptidase FtsI family protein: MNRPIRHIAVFSGLLVLALLLRTTWLQFHRAEALADHDRNFRVKIDAYAQPRGDIIVGGRPITGSVKTGGINFAYKRVFKQGEMYAPVTGYSSQTYGANHLEKLNEKLLSGTDDRLFLQRTLGMFTGDKRRGGDVVTTINPKAQKAAFEGLGDRTGAVVAIEPDTGKILALASTPSYDPSDFAGSSDKDVAAWDRLQKDKRKPMTNRALKEVYPPGSTFKVITAAAALENGKYSDIDAPTESPDPWTMPDTNRVLPNHSPTAPCKNASLNVAMQHSCNNVYGKVSADLGKDTMRETAEKFGFNDPEVDTPVRAAESVFPEEMDRPQTAMSGIGQSSVVATPLQIAMMTAAVANDGTLMKPYLVEELRDADLDTVEKYEPQVMSEAVSEETAAKLQKMMEDTAEKGTGRPGRIPGVTVGAKTGTAQRGVDNSIPPLAWFISYAKKGDGSPVAVAVMIDPDDSIPRDQISGGGLAGPIAQKVMRAVLAD; this comes from the coding sequence ATGAACCGACCGATACGCCACATCGCCGTCTTCTCCGGTCTGCTCGTCCTCGCCTTGCTGTTGCGCACCACCTGGCTGCAGTTCCACCGCGCCGAGGCGCTCGCCGACCACGACCGGAACTTCCGCGTGAAGATCGACGCGTACGCCCAGCCACGCGGGGACATCATCGTCGGCGGGCGTCCCATCACCGGTTCGGTGAAGACCGGCGGCATCAACTTCGCGTACAAGCGGGTCTTCAAGCAGGGCGAGATGTACGCCCCGGTCACCGGCTACTCCTCGCAGACCTACGGCGCCAACCACCTGGAGAAGCTCAACGAGAAGCTGCTCAGCGGCACCGACGACCGCCTCTTCCTCCAGCGCACCCTGGGCATGTTCACCGGCGACAAGCGGCGCGGCGGGGACGTGGTGACCACCATCAACCCCAAGGCGCAGAAGGCCGCCTTCGAGGGGCTGGGCGACCGGACCGGCGCGGTGGTCGCCATCGAGCCGGACACCGGCAAGATCCTCGCCCTCGCCTCCACCCCGTCCTACGACCCGTCCGACTTCGCCGGCAGCTCCGACAAGGACGTGGCCGCCTGGGACCGGCTGCAGAAGGACAAGCGGAAGCCGATGACCAACCGGGCGCTGAAGGAGGTCTATCCCCCCGGCTCCACGTTCAAGGTCATCACCGCGGCGGCGGCCCTGGAGAACGGCAAGTACTCCGACATCGACGCGCCCACCGAGTCGCCGGACCCGTGGACGATGCCGGACACCAACCGGGTGCTGCCCAACCACAGCCCCACCGCGCCCTGCAAGAACGCCTCGCTCAACGTCGCCATGCAGCACTCGTGCAACAACGTCTACGGCAAGGTCAGCGCCGACCTTGGCAAGGACACCATGCGGGAGACGGCGGAGAAGTTCGGGTTCAACGACCCCGAGGTGGACACCCCGGTCCGCGCCGCGGAGAGCGTCTTCCCCGAGGAGATGGACCGCCCGCAGACCGCGATGTCCGGCATCGGCCAGTCCAGCGTGGTCGCCACCCCGCTCCAGATCGCGATGATGACCGCCGCGGTCGCCAACGATGGCACCCTGATGAAGCCGTACCTGGTCGAGGAGTTGCGCGACGCCGACCTGGACACCGTCGAGAAGTACGAGCCCCAGGTGATGTCCGAGGCCGTCTCCGAGGAGACCGCCGCCAAGCTGCAGAAGATGATGGAGGACACCGCCGAGAAGGGCACCGGACGGCCGGGCCGCATCCCCGGCGTCACCGTCGGCGCCAAGACCGGTACCGCCCAGCGCGGCGTGGACAACAGCATCCCGCCGCTGGCCTGGTTCATCTCCTACGCCAAGAAGGGCGACGGCTCCCCGGTCGCGGTGGCGGTGATGATCGACCCGGACGACAGCATCCCGCGGGACCAGATCTCCGGCGGCGGGCTGGCCGGGCCGATCGCCCAGAAGGTCATGCGGGCGGTGCTCGCCGACTGA